Within Rhododendron vialii isolate Sample 1 chromosome 12a, ASM3025357v1, the genomic segment TGCCCACCCAAGTTCTTCAATGAAAATTGGAATGGTTCATTTTTTAGCCTTTTGCGAAGGGTCATGCCCAAAGTTGATCCTACAAACACAAATTACGTTTGTGAAACATAACATAAATTAATGGCATATACGTATGATTTTTAAAGCTTACATAATATATTTATGTTTTcacaaatatgtttttttttagctATTGGTGTCTAATCAAGTTAAGTTAATTTTGAGCCTGAACGACCTTTTCTCGAGTGCTACGAAATAAACGGTTTTGATCTTTTTCTGTGAGCTCCGAGTGGGTCCACAATGGCCCAAAAGTAGACCATGTTGAcagattataaaaaaattgttctacAATCGCACACCCTACACAAACACTGTATATGCACACTCAAATGCCTACACTCATATACGCACACTCAAATGCCTACACATGAGTGTGAGTGTGTACGCACGTTGAATGTTTGTGCAAGTGTACGTAAGTGCACGTGGTTGTAGAATTTTGGAATTACACACAGGACTGAAGTTCAGTTCCGAAAGGAGAAGTCTCAAGTTACTATTTTTGCAGGTATTCTTTTGAAAAGCTTTTGGGACCACTCAATTAAATACACAAGTGTTTTTTTGGCTTGATCTGTACTATATCTTATACCTAGTATTTCACTTTCATCATCATCCATCATATGAAAAAAATGAGTATCGTATAGATCAAGAAGAAAATTTATGAAGTGGATTCTAGGTATACAGACTACTTGATATATGAAAATTCCGTATCTAATAACTTCAACCACTAAACCAATCCCTACCGAAGCGATGGAGACCATGGATCATAGGTACTTCGATCATAAAGTATGTCATACATGTACCATTACTTGACATGGTACTTGTGCAACCGTCTTAGATGCAGAAAAATGGGtcttttggctaaataagtcaattgattatttttttatatctttattcaaaaaaatcgcatttgttaattttgcatcaaattctTCCAAATATAAAAGAATTTATTCAACGACGTACCGGTGCCCATATTTGTGCTTCATAGGATGGAGAAAAGGCTGCCAAAGAagttctttttcatttctgtttttACCTTTGTTGTGGGGGATGGTACATATTTTTGGATTgggaaatcctgtagtgcaagGCTCTGTAAGACATCCTATAGGGCGCACACAGATCATCGATCTTGaaaatgaatggttgagataagatttttaattatgaccggtaagaatcatttattaccagtcataattgattttttatcTAGACCGTTGATTGATAAGATCGACGGTTGTGTGTCGCCCTACACGCGCACTACACAGaagtgcactacagcacccccatATACCATATTTTTATACTGTTGTGTGTGGCTTCAATTTAATGAAGGGGCCCATTGGGCTTGTGAGTTGCTCTATAAATGTGCGTGTTCAGCTGTCTCTAGGGTCATGAGAAAGCTTGTTTTGGTGAGAGCTACAAACCTAGAGAGGCAAAGAGATACAATAGAGAGGAGATTGGACCTTGTAATTCTTATTGAGCTTGGAATCCAAATCCGGGATTTCATTTCAGTTGTGTATTTACCTTAATTTGTTATGGTGGATAGTACGTACTTTTATATTGTTGTGTGTGGCTTCAATTTAATGAAGAGGCCATTGGGTCAGTTGGGCCTATGAGTTGCTCTATAAATGTGCGTGTTCAACCGTCTCTTGGTGAGAGCTAGAAACCTAGAGAGACAGAGAGTTACAGTAGAGAGGTGATTGGAGCTTGCAAACCTTATTCAGTATAGTAGATTGATTCGTCCATTCCTCCCGAAGAGTAAATACACAGCCCGTATATCGAACCACATAAATCTCTTTGAGTTCTTGTGTGCttggtttcttgttttttcttgcGTTCTTTGTCTTACTGTTCTTGCTTCTAGATTGATTCTGCCGTGTCTTCCGCTTATCGCACAATGTATACCATTACTTATCCTAATTCCCTTTCTTTGATTTGCAGACAGTTATGCCCACACCAGTTACAAGCCCGAAGACAAACTGCTTGGAGGACTTCTATCACCAGGCTTCAATGAAGCCTCTTGCTTAAGCCGGTACCGATCCATTCAATACCGAAAACTTTCCCCCCACAAGCCCTCTCCCTACCTCATCTCCAAATTACGAAACTACGAATCCCTCCACAAACAGTGCGGTCCCCATACCGAATCCTACAACGCAACCGTGAACCacctccgccaccaccacccccaccacgaCATTTCCAACAACAGTACCTGCAAATACATTGTGCATCTTTTCTATGGCCACAGCGGCTTTGGAAACAGAATGCTGAGCCTCGTCTCGAACTTTCTCTTCGCTGTTCTAACAAACAGGTTGTTGCTCGTTGATCAAGGCGACCACACTGCCCTCCTCTGCGAACCGTTTCCTGACACCACTTGGGCCCTCCCTTTCGACTTCCCGCTCAGAGACCAATTCGACAGGTTCGATCCAAATCACTCACATTGTTATGGAAACATGATGAGAAATAAGACAGTAGAGTTGTCAATGGATGACTCCCCTCCACCGTTCGTTTACCTGAATTTGGTTCACGATTTCAACAAATATGACCAGCGCTTTTTCTGTGATCGAGATCAGAATATTATGAAGAAGGTGCCGTGGTTGTTAAGTAGATCGACTCAGTACTATATTCCATCTCTGTTTTTGATGCCATCGTTTGAGAAAGAATTAACAAAATTGTTTCCGGAGAAAGAAACAGTTTTCCACCACTTAGGTCGGTACCTTGTCCACCCCTCGAATGAAGTATGGGGACTGATTACTAGATACTATGAAACTTATTTGGCTAAATTTGATGAGAGAATCGGAATCCAAATCCGGGATTTCAGCAGCACAGGTCTTCCTTTCCAGAATTCCAAGGAATTGGCATCACTTGAAACAATTTTCATGGACCGAATACTTGACTGCTCTGTGCAGGAAAATCTGTTGCCAAAAGTGATAACCAATACCCTGAATTCTTCTGCTATAAATGCCACAAGAAACACAAAAGCAAAATCCGTTCTAGTGACATCGTTGATTTCCTCGTACTTTGAGAAATTGAGAAACATGTACCAGGATAATCCAACAATTACAGGCGAATCAGTTACCGTTTTCCAACCTAGCCATGAAGAATCCCAGCAGAGTTACAACGCCCAACACAATATGAAGGCATTGGCAGAGATTTACCTTCTTAGCTTAATGGATGAGTTGGTCACAAGCCCTTGGTCCACTTTTGGGTATGTAGCTCAAGGCCTAGGGGGTTTGAGACCGTGGATTTTGAGCAATCCCCTGAGGGAAATGGATTCTGACTCGCCTTGTCGTCGGGTTACTTCAATGGAACCTTGTTTTCACTACCCTCCCTCTTATGATTGTGAGGCGAAAATAGAAATAGATACCGGTGCAAGGGTTCAGTATGTGAGGCATTGTGAAGACATGAGCCGGGGGATTAAATTGTTTGATGATCATGAACTGTAGCTGCACCCAGTGGCGGACCCAGTCACACAGGAATTCCATATACCGAGATACCTATTATtcacaatcttaaaaaatatttctcagtATGTATACCCCTAAATTATCGTTCAACCATTGAATATATTGATGTCTCATTTTATTCCGCAACCGATTTTTCACCGTCTTCATGTCTGAAAATACCCTTTCAACTGTCGCAGTGATAACCGTAAGATTAACTGTCTCAGTGATATAGGAAtttagtaatttgattttcataGTATTGTGGattgggaggaaaacaaaacgaggtagaacaaaaatggaaaaataaaggaaagaggtagaacaaaaaagaagaaataaagaaaaaaaacaagggatggGGGCCCTGAGAAATGAACTCAGTCGCCTGGAACTTTTCAGGCTTGCAATGAGCACAACACCATGCTGATGGTTGCAGCTAGTGTAGCAAAGACGAAGCCACTTGAGGGCTTATGGGGGCCACGGTCTCACGTTGTTTcggtttaatttaatttaatttaaacattaattttagttattttttttgtttgttaatacttatatttttgtattgggtgttatttaaacatttaaatgctttaaaaatgtgttcgCTTTGGGTCCCAAAACCTAATTCCTCTCTCTGCTCATGGTCTCtcataagttttttcttcaattattaataatctcgtttctctttctatctctctcctatCCAAAAAAACCTTCCtaaaaatttaaaccaaacaaatcttgaaatttcaaaaccttgTTGTTATAATCCTGCCCCTGCATTTACAAAATTTTGGTTCCGTCCTTAAAAATAGAAAACTTTTTGTATTTATAAGACCGGGGGGGGGGTGTTGGGGACGTGACCCGCAACCACGGCTGCATCAACAAAAGTTCATTTCAATATGTTTTCATTTGAAATAAACTGAAGAGGATGAATGCATCATGATTGTCATGGAAATGAGCTAGGATACACCATTTTCAGATAAACTGGAAGGGTTTTGCGAATCTTTCGCCAATAGCAATGACTAAAGCTTCAACTGGCGGAAGGAAACTAGCTCAACTGTGAAGGCTCGTGCTTGTGATACTACTACAACAAGGGTTGTGGATGATCCTTTCAAATGCAGGGCAAGCCGGCATACCTGACTCGTGGATGACTTTTGAAGTGCAATTAGATTTAAGCCAAAAAGGAAAGGATGCATGATTATCGAAGAAATCTGTGAGAATAGAAGGAACAGATCGAGATGGATTGCCAAAGGTCTAGAGCTTTGGGACAATCCCTCAAAACAAGGTAGGCATTTTCAGTCGCAACAGGGTCAGGCATGATGTATGTGCCTAAACGAAAGGTTATCTGCTAAACCAtaaagggaatgacttcggtgtctccggtcattttggggacaccgtaacttttggcataacaaaaccattatgagcctaaccaaaatctattatgagcctaaccaaaaccattatgagcataacaaaaccatagcaaaacataacttgtttgttatgccttggttaggttggttatgccttggttggttttttggatatttcttggttataccttgtttgggttcggttatgcttgtaatggattttagttatgctcataatggtaaagttatgccaaaaattacggtgtctccaaaatgaccggggacaccatagcatcatccaacCATAAATTAACTCTGTATTCTCTAGCATGCATTTGGAtcattctattttatttttttttgatctcaTTGACCATTGCTTAAATATAAGGGATTGTAAATATAAGGGATTGGATCCCTCTCCAAACGAAAATTTCACACCCAAGTAACAGCGGATGTGTGGCCGAGTGAAGGACGGCACTTGGTATTTGATTTGACAAATGACAATGTTTATTGGGCATTCTGCCTGTTTTTGGGCCATTATCCATTTTGATAATCGGGACCGCACTTTTTTCAGACTTTGTTACAAAAGTCAGCCAAAGCAAAAATCGTGTTGATAGAATATTGCCTCATATATTTGGCATAACCTTTTGTAACCCTCTCAAGGTATGAAAAATCAGATCTTCCTTATCAACTGGACTACAAGCTACAGCAAGCTTTTGTGCGTAATCTATAAGAGTATCAATATAAACCTCCATGGTAGTTAGTTTAGTATGACTGTACAATCTATGCTTGAGTTCTTGAACATGATTGCGAGATAGTGAGTTATAACGAGTGGACAATGATTCCCAAACTTGATGAGCACTAGTTAACCTTAGAACATAGGGTAAAGTAGTCTGGGACAGTAAAGCCGTAAGACACGACAGAAGTTGAGCATCAATCAATTTCCAGAGTGTATAGGCTGAATTGATACTCACTACACCTTCATCATTCCGGATTTGTGCAGGTGGACATGCAATTGTGCCTTCTAAGTATTCAAAATATCCATTGGCACGCATGCTATTTTCGACTAGAATGCACCAAATAGGTAATTCCTTGCATCAAGCTTTACATTGACCAACGCATGAAAATTAGAAACGAGAAAAGCCAGAGAAGTAGGTAGGGTTACCGTGGTTGTTGCCATTGAAATCAAATGTAGAAATTCAACACTGTGACCAGAAAACCTAGTTTTACTCGGAGAAGAAGACGGAAAATGAAGAACTTTAGGATCAATCGACGTTAGTCTTCTtgaagctttgataccataaaGAAAAGTAATTtacagaaatgaaaaagatgaagagagagaggaaactcAGTTTTCGATTCCCATCTTTTTTTATGTTCAACATTACACAACTGGCCTTAAATCCCCTCAACGGAATGCCAACTCAGCAACACATTCCACTAACAAACCATTCCACTAACCAACAAACCATAGAATTGCTACACGAGTAACAAAACACTAGATTAACTAATGCTAATTAGAAGAGGAATTAACTAACACTAAGTATATTAGTGGTTCTGTCCAACACGAGGCTCTTTGTTTCGTTCTTCTATTCGGCGATTGGAAAACAATCTGCTATCAATCTTCAACACTAATGAAGGAACCATCTAGAAACTGTGAAATCGCGGAGAAGGGATTCCGCGCCTTGCTGGAGAGGGGAGAATCGCGGGTGCTGGAGAGAAGAGAGCGGCGAGCAGGAATTAAGACCACCAGAGAAGAGAGATGTTATCAGTGGCCAGAGAAGAGAAGAGACGAGAGGAAGGCAACGTGCCACGCCGGCTGCAAACAAGTTACCCTCTTTTTTGTTTAATGGCCTAGATCTAATATTAGATGAACTCCACGATTGAATAGTAGTATTTAATTTCCTTCCCTCCCGATTCGATGCACTACAACCTACAAACACAAGGTGATGACTCTAACAAAAAAagtcaacttctctctctctctctctctctctctctctctctcaacctaCAAACACAAGGTGATCACTCTAACAAAAAagtcaacttctctctctctctctctctctctctctctctctctgtgcgtaTGGAGTCAAGCTGATGAGTCCCAACTGGAAAAGATCCACGCTTGCACAGAACCCTTTTAAAATTTTCTGAATGGGTCTGAATCCTTCCAGGTGACCATTGTTGTCTACAGCCGAACCCCACTGCACCAAGAATCACCTCCTTAATTTGGGTCCCAGACTAACAGCATACATATGGTAAAGGAAATGGGGTTAAGTAACTTCAAGTTGATCAAGATTGTGGGagcttgttttgtttctttgtcaGTTTTATTTACTGTGTCTCTGATTGGTCAAAGCCAACCAAATAATCACACCAAAGGGCTAGCAGAATCCAGGGATTTTCAAGTCATAGCTGATAAAGTTGACCCGGTACTGGAACCAGGTAATATTAAATGGAACCTTTCATTTGGGTGAGTTCCTAATGTGTACATTTGGGTGTTCATATTCTTATTGGCTGATATCATGTATCTATTTCTGATAGAAGTTTGAGTAAACAAATTTCATTAAAGGCAAAGTTATAATATGGACCGAGGACTTTGGGAAAAGGTTTGAGTcttgagtaaaactcaatttggtatttgtttgaatgggtgagattttaagaagcttttactcaaattttgcgttctagtaaaaacaaaaaaaagaagaagaatagcaATGGCTAGAGATTTTTTTGCATGTCAAtgggcagttttttttttttgataggcatgTCAATGGGCAGTTAAGCATATAGTCTGTTGATTTTGCAATTGGCCAGGTCAAAAATCGAGGATTGAGCACAGTATAGTTCTCCAGTATGTTTCGACTTTGGGCCATTGTTTGACCACCCAATTTCCACATTCTAGGTCCAAACTCGATGATGGAATGACTGGTAAAattggaatcgttcattttgtagccATTGCAAAGAGTCATGCCCAACGTTGATGCTACATCTAGCTCGTATAAATCTTACGTTTGTGAAACATAGCATAAATAAATGGCATATATGATTTACAAAGcttaaattatatatttattcttTCACAAATATGGTTTTCCTTGTACCTATTGGTGTCTAATCAAGTTGCATTAATTTTGAGCTTTGAAGGACCTTTTCTCAGGTGCTATGAAATGAATGGGTTTGATCTTTTCTGTGAGCTTTAAGTGGGATGCCTATAGTGGCCCAAAAACTAGTGGACCATATTGAAAGATTACAAACCAATTGTTTTAGAATCGCACACCCCACAAAAACGCTGCATACGCACACTTATATGCCCACAtatgtgtgtgagtgtgtttgtAAAGTGTACGTGCAAGTGTAGGTGTGCACGGTTGTAGAATTTTGGAATTACAAACTGGACTGAAGTTCAGTTCCGAAAGGAGAAGTCTTaactatttttgttggtatTCTTTTGAATACACAAGTGTTTTTGTGGCTTGATCTGTACTATATCTTATACCTAGTATTTCactttcatcatcatcattcatATGAAAAAACTGAGTATCGTCTAtagatcaaaaaaatattctgaAGTAGATTCATTCGACCTCATAACTGAAAATCCTGTAACTAATAACTTCAACCACTAAACCAATCCCTACCGACACAAGAAGTCTCCTTTGATGGAGACCATGAAGCATAGGTACTTCATAAAGCATGTCGTATCCGTGCCAGTACTTGACATGGTACTTTTACAAGCATACTAGATACACGAAATAAGTACCCATATGTTTCCCACTTAGTTTTTGCCTTAACCAAAAGGTACCAACTACCAAGTAGACTTGTCAATGGGTCGAATTCGATCCAGATCTGacaaatccgaatccgatagaCTCATATTTGATAGTGGTAATTCAGAttcgaatccgaaaaatccggatccgatccgaaaacttttttacttcaaaaat encodes:
- the LOC131309412 gene encoding probable fucosyltransferase 8 translates to MAIQIKIRELELEFRWFASNELEQVLFTVSLIYRSQPNNHTKGPTESRDFQAIAGKVDPLEPAGNNKWNLSFHLSFHLGDRVPNTTPVDMSKFGCSNSYLLNFGITHRTEVQFRKEKSQVTIFAEAIGSVGPMSCSINVRVQPSLDSYAHTSYKPEDKLLGGLLSPGFNEASCLSRYRSIQYRKLSPHKPSPYLISKLRNYESLHKQCGPHTESYNATVNHLRHHHPHHDISNNSTCKYIVHLFYGHSGFGNRMLSLVSNFLFAVLTNRLLLVDQGDHTALLCEPFPDTTWALPFDFPLRDQFDRFDPNHSHCYGNMMRNKTVELSMDDSPPPFVYLNLVHDFNKYDQRFFCDRDQNIMKKVPWLLSRSTQYYIPSLFLMPSFEKELTKLFPEKETVFHHLGRYLVHPSNEVWGLITRYYETYLAKFDERIGIQIRDFSSTGLPFQNSKELASLETIFMDRILDCSVQENLLPKVITNTLNSSAINATRNTKAKSVLVTSLISSYFEKLRNMYQDNPTITGESVTVFQPSHEESQQSYNAQHNMKALAEIYLLSLMDELVTSPWSTFGYVAQGLGGLRPWILSNPLREMDSDSPCRRVTSMEPCFHYPPSYDCEAKIEIDTGARVQYVRHCEDMSRGIKLFDDHEL